A segment of the Bacillus thuringiensis genome:
GTAAAATCCAGGAAAAGTTAGAACATCTATATGAATTTAATCAAACATCTAGTAATAACTATGCTACCGCGATTCAATTAGCGGCTAGTATCGCTGCAGGCCTTGCTGAGGTTCAAAGTGGAAAAGGCTTCAGCCCTGCAAGCGGTACATTTAGTACACAAAGAATAAATATGGAATGGGCAGATTCTATTCATGAATATCTAGACAATAATATTCGATTAGATAATAGTATAAAAACAAATAATCTAATCGAATCTGGTATACTATTAAGTAGTTCTTCTGAAAAGAATATACTAGAAAAGTTTATAAAAGGGGTTTGGAATGGATCTGGAAAATTTATTGGCGATTTAGTAGAGACATACAATTCGTTAGACGATACAGTGACAAAGGAAAACCTAAAATATGCTGCAGGTCATCCTATAGAAACCGCTTATACCATGATAAATACTTTTTCAGACACTTTTATGAATGAATTTTGGCATGGCGATGCTGAAAGTCGTACACAATGGGGAACAAATATTTTTATGGAGTTTGGTTTAGGATGGATTGGAGATAAAGGAGCAGGCCAAATTGGAAAAGTAACTTCCCTTGGAGACTCTGTAAAGTTAACGAAATTTTCAGGTGATACACCTTATATTTCAAGCCACTTACCATTAAAAGATCGATTTGCTTTTGCCGGTACAAGCCCACTTAAAAGTGAAATTTCTCCGTCTAAAGATTTTTTTATAAGAATTAACAGTGGGGAAAGTAAATTAAGTAAATCTGGAAAAAACATAGGAAAAAGAAAGATTCCCCCCGCTGTAAAAAAAGTAGATGAATTAGGTGAGTATTACGAAGTAACTATAAAATTCGAAAACAATGTAAAATGGGGCAATGAATT
Coding sequences within it:
- a CDS encoding T7SS effector LXG polymorphic toxin; this encodes MSLNMYLGEVQSQTNTMYAFCTATIQSMEQVIQSIDSFVGDSVLQGQTYYSAKMYFAETFLPLAQGIIYLCEELLHQNESFPAEFQSRVASTDVVEQELLEQIREIDRMIASIEVTKQIMPLPDMDAMVNLFIEMRRKIQEKLEHLYEFNQTSSNNYATAIQLAASIAAGLAEVQSGKGFSPASGTFSTQRINMEWADSIHEYLDNNIRLDNSIKTNNLIESGILLSSSSEKNILEKFIKGVWNGSGKFIGDLVETYNSLDDTVTKENLKYAAGHPIETAYTMINTFSDTFMNEFWHGDAESRTQWGTNIFMEFGLGWIGDKGAGQIGKVTSLGDSVKLTKFSGDTPYISSHLPLKDRFAFAGTSPLKSEISPSKDFFIRINSGESKLSKSGKNIGKRKIPPAVKKVDELGEYYEVTIKFENNVKWGNEFRDMNLRDFDRKVKKLQDLSDANLLQKTKPIRDPQVTKQYRKDVIKKIIEIYYPKDKKLAKELIDKVKYDMDPDHRWDLGLNGEDVRSNLQFMDQFTNRRIGGILGVQLKDAPYGSRVKINIERE